TGCAGATGTCCACGCCGTGCCTCTCCCACCAGCCGCTGCTCCGCACCACCTCCTGCACTCTCTCTGAGAGCTCGGCCATCAGCGCTTCCCCACTCCCCGCCCGCTGCAGGGCCCCGCACACCTCTTCTCCCCGTCCAGAGGTCACATCTCCATCATCCTTCTCCGGCCACAGCTCCTCATCCTCCACCATCTCCTCCGTCCCGCTGACACGGGGAGCCGGCTCGGCCCGGTGCGGGGCGTCCCGCATCCCCTCGCAGCCGGTGACGCCGCAGGGATGCCGCCCGCTCCGCCTGGCCGCACCGCCGTCCTCCAGAGGCATCTCCCCGCCGAGCGCGGCCGGCGCACAACAGCGACGCTCAGCGCAGAGCCCCGCTGCCCCGACGGTGGCCTCGTCCCTCCCGCGTCCCTCAGTCCCCAGCGCTGCCGCAAGGCTCCGCCGCGCGGCTGAAGGACAGGGGGAAGGgcgaggaaggaaaaaatagcgATAACGATCGCGTAACCCCGAAGCCGAGGAGGGCGCGGAGGCGCAGCGCCGGCCCCGCACGCAGCTCTTCCCGACGCCGCGGAGGTGCGGGAGGGAGGAGCGGGGCCGGCCAGGGAGGAGGCTGAATGCAGATGAGCAACCGCAGGAATCCGCGCTGCCCATTTCGGGGAGGGCCGGGATAAAGGTGGGAAAGTGACGGAGAGGCGCGAGGGGATGCTGAAGAGAAAGGAGCCGAAAGCCAGCAACAGCACCAGAAAACCCAGGCAGAGCATCTGGGACAGGGAATAGGGCTTCCTTTCCTCCGGAGCCCATCGCGGGGAGATGGGAGAAAACCGGGGAACAGCGAGCTGCGGAGGAAGAAACGAACAGCACGGCTGTGCCCCTACTGCGGCACCGACACCCACGGGAGCCTCCTCCTTTCCGTGCTGTTTCCACGGGTTTTGTAAGAACTTCCTCCCTTCCATCACTGTCTCCCGGAAATCACAGGGACTGAAAGCTTCTGGGACACGTGCACAGACCCCTGAGCCCTATGGAGAAGGGCTATCAGCCATCACTTCGTCTTCGGGGCACTggaatttattctttatttctcctCACCAAAAGCTGCACCGTCTCAACAAGAAGGCTTTGTTCCCCCCAGACCCCACA
The genomic region above belongs to Lagopus muta isolate bLagMut1 chromosome 18, bLagMut1 primary, whole genome shotgun sequence and contains:
- the FADS6 gene encoding fatty acid desaturase 6 isoform X3, whose amino-acid sequence is MGSGGKEALFPVPDALPGFSGAVAGFRLLSLQHPLAPLRHFPTFIPALPEMGSADSCGCSSAFSLLPGRPRSSLPHLRGVGKSCVRGRRCASAPSSASGLRDRYRYFFLPRPSPCPSAARRSLAAALGTEGRGRDEATVGAAGLCAERRCCAPAALGGEMPLEDGGAARRSGRHPCGVTGCEGMRDAPHRAEPAPRVSGTEEMVEDEELWPEKDDGDVTSGRGEEVCGALQRAGSGEALMAELSERVQEVVRSSGWWERHGVDICILSCSLLALPAGFLCLRSAHAIPFLAGILTLGVGYHTLAVKGSHLASHNALTKSRSWGKVWAVFFIEFCSAFTAEQASYNHVKLHHGYTNVIGLGDSSTWKLPFLNRYVYLFIAPLAVPIITPLVALDLLRNVEMRAALRTVCLMSLGLCCHYCLLRHVSGFQSPWSALLCMLLTRSLLAHPYIHVNIFQPIGSPSAFSR